One window of the Eucalyptus grandis isolate ANBG69807.140 chromosome 6, ASM1654582v1, whole genome shotgun sequence genome contains the following:
- the LOC104448528 gene encoding protein DJ-1 homolog A isoform X2, with protein MASRHVVAPHRLLFAFKPRLSPPTFATRIAPPLNKKTTITRLSFSVSASSMASSPKKVLVPVANGTEPLEAVVTIDVLRRAGAEVTVASAEEQLRVDVCHGAKIVADALISDCADAAFDLVSLPGGMPGASSLRDCKVLEDLVKKQAADGRLYAAICASPAVVLGSWGLLKGLKATCHPSLMEQLSSFATAVESRVQVDGKTVTSRGPGTTMEYAVTLVEQLFGKEKAEEVGGPLVMRSNHGDEYHMLELNPMDWTFDKGPQPQILVPIANGSEEMEAVIIIDVLRRSKANVVIASVEDKVEIEASRKVKLVADMLLDEASKLSYDLIVLPGGLGGAQAFAKCDKLVNLLKKQKESNRPYGAICASPALVLEPHGLLKGKKATAFPALCNKLSDASEAENRVVVDGNLITSRGPGTTMEFALAIVEKFFGRKKALDLAKALVFTHP; from the exons ATGGCGTCGCGTCACGTCGTCGCTCCGCACCGTCTTCTCTTCGCCTTTAAACCCCGGCTCTCGCCTCCCACTTTCGCTACCAGAATCGCTCCTCCTCTGAACAAGAAAACGACCATCACTCGCCTCTCCTTCTCCGTCTCCGCTTCGTCGATGGCTTCTTCTCCCAAGAAG GTTTTGGTCCCGGTGGCCAACGGGACGGAGCCGCTCGAGGCGGTGGTGACGATCGACGTGCTGCGGAGGGCCGGGGCCGAGGTCACCGTGGCCTCGGCGGAGGAGCAGCTCCGCGTCGACGTGTGCCACGGCGCGAAGATCGTCGCCGACGCTCTGATCTCCGACTGCGCCGACGCGGCCTTCGATCTGGTCTCGCTACCT GGAGGAATGCCTGGTGCTTCTAGCCTCAGAGACTGTAAGGTTTTGGAAGACCTGGTGAAGAAACAAGCTGCAGATGGTCGGCTGTATGCTGCTATCTGCGCATCGCCTGCAGTAGTGCTAGGATCATGGGGCTTGCTGAAGGGATTGAAA GCAACTTGTCATCCATCTTTAATGGAGCAGTTATCATCATTTGCTACAGCTGTCGAATCCAGGGTGCAGGTAGATGGCAAAACGGTTACCAGTCGCGGGCCTGGTACCACTATGGAGTATGCTGTTACCTTAGTCGAGCAATTGTTTGGAAAAGAGAAGGCAGAAGAAGTTGGCGGGCCACTG GTGATGCGCTCCAATCATGGCGATGAATATCATATGTTGGAACTGAATCCAATGGACTGGACTTTTGATAAAGGCCCTCAGCCTCAG ATTCTGGTGCCTATTGCCAATGGCTCAGAGGAAATGGAAGCTGTTATCATCATTGATGTTCTCCGGCGATCAAAAGCAAATGTTGTCATAGCCTCTGTTGAGGATAAAGTTGAGATTGAAGCATCTCGCAAAGTGAAACTAGTTGCAGACATGCTCTTAGATGAGGCTTCTAAACTCTCATATGATCTAATTGTGTTGCCT GGAGGATTGGGTGGAGCTCAGGCATTTGCTAAGTGTGACAAATTAGTCAATTTACTGAAAAAGCAGAAGGAATCAAATAGACCATATGGAGCGATATGTGCGTCCCCAGCTTTAGTTCTGGAGCCTCATGGTTTGTTGAAG GGAAAGAAGGCCACAGCTTTCCCTGCACTGTGCAATAAGTTGTCAGATGCAAGCGAAGCTGAAAACAGAGTGGTGGTGGATGGCAACCTCATAACAAGCAGAGGCCCTGGAACTACCATGGAATTTGCATTGGCGATAGTGGAAAAGTTCTTTGGCCGCAAGAAGGCATTAGATCTCGCCAAGGCCCTGGTTTTTACTCATCCCTAG
- the LOC104448526 gene encoding cold-responsive protein kinase 1, which yields MVKCQFAAETPCFRPFFEKEGYDKVANFILLLWIDLGLSLVQLQLSGYEVLFFIFQKRNATPARRPDQSNVELDEDVSSIQNIKMYTYKELRVATEGFSPDNKVGEGGFGSVYKGTLKDGTLVAIKVLSSESRQGVREFLNEIKVIADIEHDNLVKLYGCCVDGKQRILVYGYLENNSLAQTLLGGGHSSIQFNWHARREICVGIAKGLAYLHEEVQPHIVHRDIKASNVLLDRYLKPKISDFGLAKLFPPNMTHVSTRVAGTAGYLAPEYAIRGHLNRKADVYSFGVLVTEIVSGRSNTNRKLPAEERYLLEKAWKLHERGELAQLADASLDGDCDVEEVCKYLKVGLLCTQDMPKLRPTMTTVVKMLTGEIDVNAEKISRPGLLSEFMGIKVDLGHTSTADKPNIGDTSDSAGTARLCNTSDSSGDITTSYATMTFNSIYDRSN from the exons ATGGTGAAGTGCCAGTTTGCTGCTGAGACGCCCTGTTTTCGTCCCTTTTTTGAGAAAGAGGGCTATGATAAAG TGGCTAATTTCATCTTGCTGTTGTGGATAGACCTCGGGCTAAGTTTGGTGCAACTACAGCTATCTGGTTATGAAgtgcttttcttcatttttcaaaagaggaacGCTACCCCAGCTAGAAGACCAGATCAAAGTAATGTAGAACTCGATGAAG ATGTTTCATCCATCCAAAACATTAAAATGTACACATATAAAGAGTTGCGTGTGGCAACTGAAGGCTTTAGTCCAGACAATAAAGTTGGAGAGGGAGGTTTTGGATCTGTTTACAAG GGAACTCTTAAAGACGGTACCTTAGTTGCTATAAAGGTATTGTCCTCTGAGTCACGACAGGGAGTGCGGGAGTTCTTGAATGAGATAAAAGTAATCGCAGACATAGAACACGACAATTTGGTCAAGTTATATGGCTGTTGCGTGGATGGAAAGCAGAGAATTTTGGTATATGGGTATCTTGAGAATAACAGCCTTGCACAAACACTTTTAG GTGGAGGCCACAGTAGCATCCAATTCAATTGGCATGCAAGACGTGAAATTTGTGTTGGCATTGCAAAAGGGCTCGCATACCTTCACGAGGAAGTTCAACCGCATATTGTCCACAGAGATATTAAAGCAAGTAATGTCCTCCTTGATAGATACCTCAAGCCCAAGATTTCGGATTTTGGTCTTGCTAAGCTTTTCCCTCCAAACATGACTCATGTGAGCACACGTGTCGCAGGAACAGC AGGTTATCTGGCACCCGAGTATGCCATACGAGGTCACTTGAATAGAAAAGCAGATGTCTATAGTTTTGGTGTTTTAGTCACGGAAATTGTCAGTGGGAGAAGCAACACAAACAGAAAGTTACCAGCTGAAGAGCGTTATCTTCTTGAAAAA GCGTGGAAACTGCATGAAAGGGGAGAGTTGGCGCAGTTGGCGGATGCATCACTGGACGGTGACTGTGACGTTGAGGAGGTCTGTAAATACTTGAAGGTGGGTCTTCTCTGCACACAGGACATGCCAAAGCTACGGCCGACCATGACGACTGTGGTCAAAATGCTAACTGGGGAGATAGATGTTAATGCGGAGAAGATTTCAAGACCAGGGTTGCTTTCGGAGTTCATGGGCATTAAAGTTGACCTCGGCCATACAAGCACAGCGGACAAGCCGAACATTGGCGACACGTCTGACTCAGCAGGCACCGCAAGGCTGTGTAACACGTCTGACTCTTCAGGAGACATAACCACTTCATATGCTACAATGACCTTCAATTCGATATATGACCGGAGTAACTGA
- the LOC104448528 gene encoding protein DJ-1 homolog B isoform X1, which yields MASRHVVAPRRLLFAFKPRLSPTTLPTTTRIAPPLKKKTTITRLSFSVSASSMASSPMKVLVPVANGTEPLEAVVTIDVLRRAGAEVTVASAEEQLRVDVCHGAKIVADALISDCADAAFDLVSLPGGMPGASSLRDCKVLEDLVKKQAADGRLYAAICASPAVVLGSWGLLKGLKATCHPSLMEQLSSFATAVESRVQVDGKTVTSRGPGTTMEYAVTLVEQLFGKEKAEEVGGPLVMRSNHGDEYHMLELNPMDWTFDKGPQPQILVPIANGSEEMEAVIIIDVLRRSKANVVIASVEDKVEIEASRKVKLVADMLLDEASKLSYDLIVLPGGLGGAQAFAKCDKLVNLLKKQKESNRPYGAICASPALVLEPHGLLKGKKATAFPALCNKLSDASEAENRVVVDGNLITSRGPGTTMEFALAIVEKFFGRKKALDLAKALVFTHP from the exons ATGGCGTCGCGTCACGTCGTCGCTCCGCGCCGTCTTCTCTTCGCCTTTAAACCCCGTCTCTCGCCTACCACTTTACCTACCACTACCAGAATCGCTCCTCCTCTGAAGAAGAAAACGACCATCACTCGCCTCTCCTTCTCCGTCTCCGCTTCGTCGATGGCTTCTTCTCCCATGAAG GTTTTGGTCCCGGTGGCCAACGGGACGGAGCCGCTCGAGGCGGTGGTGACGATCGACGTGCTGCGGAGGGCCGGGGCCGAGGTCACCGTGGCCTCGGCGGAGGAGCAGCTCCGCGTCGACGTGTGCCACGGCGCGAAGATCGTCGCCGACGCTCTGATCTCCGACTGCGCCGACGCGGCCTTCGATCTGGTCTCGCTACCT GGAGGAATGCCTGGTGCTTCTAGCCTCAGAGACTGTAAGGTTTTGGAAGACCTGGTGAAGAAACAAGCTGCAGATGGTCGGCTGTATGCTGCTATCTGCGCATCGCCTGCAGTAGTGCTAGGATCATGGGGCTTGCTGAAGGGATTGAAA GCAACTTGTCATCCATCTTTAATGGAGCAGTTATCATCATTTGCTACAGCTGTCGAATCCAGGGTGCAGGTAGATGGCAAAACGGTTACCAGTCGCGGGCCTGGTACCACTATGGAGTATGCTGTTACCTTAGTCGAGCAATTGTTTGGAAAAGAGAAGGCAGAAGAAGTTGGCGGGCCACTG GTGATGCGCTCCAATCATGGCGATGAATATCATATGTTGGAACTGAATCCAATGGACTGGACTTTTGATAAAGGCCCTCAGCCTCAG ATTCTGGTGCCTATTGCCAATGGCTCAGAGGAAATGGAAGCTGTTATCATCATTGATGTTCTCCGGCGATCAAAAGCAAATGTTGTCATAGCCTCTGTTGAGGATAAAGTTGAGATTGAAGCATCTCGCAAAGTGAAACTAGTTGCAGACATGCTCTTAGATGAGGCTTCTAAACTCTCATATGATCTAATTGTGTTGCCT GGAGGATTGGGTGGAGCTCAGGCATTTGCTAAGTGTGACAAATTAGTCAATTTACTGAAAAAGCAGAAGGAATCAAATAGACCATATGGAGCGATATGTGCGTCCCCAGCTTTAGTTCTGGAGCCTCATGGTTTGTTGAAG GGAAAGAAGGCCACAGCTTTCCCTGCACTGTGCAATAAGTTGTCAGATGCAAGCGAAGCTGAAAACAGAGTGGTGGTGGATGGCAACCTCATAACAAGCAGAGGCCCTGGAACTACCATGGAATTTGCATTGGCGATAGTGGAAAAGTTCTTTGGCCGCAAGAAGGCATTAGATCTCGCCAAGGCCCTGGTTTTTACTCATCCCTAG